The genomic interval acgctgtgtactcctcccttcacagaacagcgcaaactgtctctgaCCAGAATATAAAGACGAgtgtgaggccccggtgcacaactgagcaagaggacaagtacagtagagtgtctggtttgagaaacagacgcctcacaagtcctcaactggctgtttcattaaatagtacccgtaaaacaccagtctcaacgtcatcagtgaagaggcgactccgggatgctggccttctaggcagagctgcaaagaaaaatccatatcacagactggccaataaaaataaaagattaagatgggcaaaagaacacagacactggacagaggagtgGCCAcgacagtcaccggatctcaaccctattgagctgttgtgggagcagcttgaccgtatggtacataagaggtgcccatcaagccaatccaacctgtttgcttcaggaagcatggggggaaatctcttcagattacctcaacaaattgacaactagaatgccaaaggtctgcaaggctgtatttgctgcaaatggaggattctttgacggaagaaaagtttgaaggacacaattattatttcaactaaaaatcattatttataaccttgtcaacatcttgactatattttcTATTCATTAAGCAaatcatttcatgtatgttttcatggaaaacaagaacatttctaagtgagcccaaacttttgaacggtagtgtatatttttgactacttttacttttacttcactgccttcctaaagaaaattatgtactttttactccatacattttccctgacactcaaacGTACTCGTTACATGTTGAATGCTTAgcatgacaggaaaatggtccaattcacacatttatcaagagaacatccctggtcatccctactgcctctgatctggcggactcactaaacacaaatgtttcatttgcaaatgatgtctgagtgttggagtctgccccttgctatccgtaaattaaaaaatatataataataatgccgtctggtttgcctaatataaagaatttgaaattatttatacttttagttttgatacttaagtatatttaaaacaaaatacttttagacttttactcaaatagtatCTTACCGAGGGACTTACACACTTacttgtcattttctattaaggtatctgtacttttactcaagtatgacaattgtgtactttttccacTTTTTCCATCTTTCTGAAGATGTTAATATGCACATTACAGACTAATTCCATCCTGGTAGATGGTTTGATTACAATATTATAAGTAGATGAAATGAACATGTTAGTAGCCTACATTGTGACAACCTGTCCTAGaaatacagtacatgtcaaaGTTGAGCCGTCTGGCTCATGTGTCAACATCTAACTACTCTGCTTTATTAGGCCCTGAAGGTGAGCGACCATTACCCCGTGGAGGTAGAGCTGAAAAGATCAACACCAACAGAACAGAGTAACATTTACATACTGTACATCTCCACACACACCTGTACATATCACTCTACACACACCTGTACATATCACTCTACACACATCTGTACATATCACTCTACACACACCTGTACATATCACTCTACACACACCTGTACATATCACTCTACACACACCTGTACATATCACTCTACACACACCTGTACATATCACTCCACACACACCTGTACATGTCACTCTACACACACCTGTACATATCACTCTACACACACCTGTACATATCACTCTACACACACCTGTACATATCACTCTACACACACCTGTACATATCACTCTACACACACCTGTACATATCACTCTACACACACCTGTACATATCACTCTACACACACCTGTACATATCACTCTACACACACCTGTACATATCACTCTACACACACCTGTACAtatcactctacacacacattcAAAATCTGCAACAACataattttttacaaattattcTGTATTTTCAGATAATGAGATTGAGAAATAATAGCCTATTCATGGGGACAGACAAGAGGACAGAGGTGATGGAACTGAAAAGAGGAAACCTTCTCTTCCTCCAACCAGAGAAGCTACTTTTAGAGATACAGGTGCTGAAGATGCAGAACCATGTACATGGACAAGATGACAGAGGGATTGTGTGAAGAGGTGATGGAACTGAAGACAGGAaatcttctcctcctccaacCAGAGAAGCTACATTTAGCGATACAGGTGCTGAAGATTCAGAACCATGTACATGGACAAGAGGACAGAGGGATTGTGTGAAGAGGTGATGGAACTGAAGACAGgaaatcttctcctcctctaaccAGAGAAGCTACATTTAGAGATACAGGTGCTGAAGATGCAGATGGCCAAGCTTGGAAAAGTTACATTGAACTGTGATTAAGTCTTACCAGAATACTAGTCATATTAGTACTCTGTCATGTTTATGTTTTAAAAGGTACTGATATTTTTGAGAAGAGATTTTTAAAGAGACATTGCCCCATTTTTATGAGATGCTTCCTACCTTTCCCAAATAAAATATTGTTCATTGTGAATCTTGCCTGGTTGTCATTCGTCCTTTCCTGAAAATGCACAGGGGCACAAAAGAACCAGACTTTTCCCATATCTGACATaagtggaggctgttgaggggaggatggctcataataattgctcatagtaatcaaatcaaatcaaactttatttttcacaagcgccgaatacaacatgtgtagaccttaccgtgaaatgcttacttacaagcccttaaccaacagtgcagttctagAAAGAGTTAGGAAAATATtaaccaaataaactaaagtaaaaaatttgaaaaagtaacacaataaaataacaataacgaggccatatacagggggtaccggtaccgagtcaatgtgcaggggtacaggttagttgaggtaacttgtacatgtaggtaagggtgaagtgactatgcatagataataaacagcaaatagcagcagtgtacaaaaatgGAGGGGgggtgtcattgtaaataatctggtggccatttgattaattgttctgcagtcttatggcttgggggtagaagctgttcaggagctggaatggaatggcatcaaacccaCGGAAACCATAGAAACCATGGAAACTATACaaatcatgtgtttgatgtattttataccattctactcattccgctccagccattcccATGAGCTCGTCCTCCCCAATTagggtgccaccaacctcctgtgtctgACATACAGAAAGCTGAACACTATCCTTGCAGACTGTCTAACCTCAAAAAGAGCGGAAGCCTCAAAACAGGGTTACTTCCTGTGCAGCCAGTCGTTACTTCCTGTGAAAACAAATCAGCCGCAGCTTTTTCTCACACGAAGAACATAAACATTAAATATTATACAAACGTTTCTCATGTTAACTTTTTCTATGCTTTTGGCTGTTTGGTACAAAatattatattattttttttaaatgatatgaCATTAACAAAGAAGATGTTTGACTAAAGTTAATTGATACCAGTTGTCTTAAATTCTCAATTTAGTCGATATTATAACTGTTTCTTTATTCCAAGTTGGTAGCGTGTTATGGTGATATTCCCAGGATCCGAAAGATGCTCTGGTGCCtttgtaaaatgtattttgtattattGAAAATTAAAACATATAATCTACCTGCAGTGAAGCCGTTCAACATTGACATTACATTCAGTCATCTAACCTTCTCCCGTCCAGAGCGACCCACTGGAGCAATCTGGGTAAACCGCCCCGCCCAAGGGCATGTCGACAAATCTCCCACCAAGTCAAGTCAAAACAGGGACCCGAACAGGCAACCTATCGGCCACCGGCCCAAGCTCTCAAACGCCAGGCTACCAACCATCCAAGACCCCCACAGTCACTGAGAGCTGCCTCTCAACCATCCGATCCCCACCACAAAATacataataaaaataaattaattaaactaTGAGTAGCTCTGAAGGCTTTGTAAATCTGGTGCTGGTGGTATCCAGGATGTATCTTGATCTCTTGATAATTGGGTGGGGTATCTGGTGCTGGTGGTAACCAGGATGTATCTTGATCTCTTGATAGCTGGGTGGGTAgcttaatttttattttattttgtgaaCAATTGTTTACTTTTCTATTAACTCAAAGAAGTGATTAATGTCATACAATTTTTCAGAAatttgaggtctgggctttgactaggccattccaagacatttaaatgtttccccttaaaccactagagtgttgctttaacagtatgctttgggtcattgtcctgctggaaagtgaacctccgtcccagtctgaaatctctggaagactgaaacaggtttcctcaagaatttccctgtatttagcgccatccatcattccttcaattctgaccagtttcccagtccctgccgatgaaaaacatccccacagcatgatgctgccaccaccatgcctcactgtggggatggtgttctcggggtgatgcgaggtgttgggtttgcgccagacgtaTAATTTTCCTTTATggacaaaaagctaaatttttgtctcatctgaccagagaaccTTCAtctatatgtttggggagtctcccacatgccttttggtgaacaccaaacgtgtttgcttatttttttctttaagcaatagctttcttctggccactcttccataaagcccagctctgtggacgGTACGgcataaagtggtcctatggacagatactccaatcttcgcggtggagctttgcagctccttcagggttatctttggtctctttgttgcctctctgattattgccctccttgcctggtccgtgtgttttggtgggcggtcctctcttggcaggtttgttgtagtGCCATATTGTTTCCAATttctaataatggatttaatgatgctccgtgggatgttcagtgttttggatatttttataacccaaccctgatctgtacttcggcacaactttgtccctgacctgtttgaagagctccttggtcttcatggtgccacttgcttggtggcggcccttgcttagtggtgttgcagactctggggcctttcagaacaggtgtatatatactgagatcatgtgacagatcatgtgacacttagattgcacacaggtggactttatttaatgaattatgtgacttctgaaggtaattggttgcaccagatcttatttaggggcttcatagcaaaggggtgaatacatatgcacccacCACCTTTCCGTTATTTATTTTTTCGAATTTTATGAAACAAATTATTTAactaatttggactattttgtatatgtccattacatgaaatccaaataaaaaatttatttaaatgacaggttgtaatgcaacaaaacaggaaaaacgtcaagggggatggatacttttgcaaggcactgtacatacagaAATGCATTGCTACTGTATCTATAGATAGCGCGTAGTCCAAACCCTCTTAAACCAGTGTAGGAGTGTTTCTAATGAATATTTCTGCAATATCCTCCTTTTAAGAGAAGCCTGATATACTGTAGTTGCAGGTGATCTGTGAGAAAAGTGTGTGGGCAggatgttgttgttttggttatCCTGTATACTGGTTCAACTGGGGCCAGTCAATAGGTCCTCCCATCCAACCAGGGGCTTGGCTTGGCTCACACACAAGTTTCAGCCAATCAAGTGACAGGTGCTCGGTATAAGAAGGACAAGCCCCTGTCAGAGAGTTACAGTTGTTCGTTGCTAAACAAGATACTGCACCACAACATCATAGCACCTATCATCCCTTCAGGTAAGTGAAGTCCAACTGGAATTTACAGATATGAGATATTCCTTCATTTGTATGCAGACTCCAGCACAAACTATTTTAAATACTTGGAATATTTTCAATGATTTTCTTGTTTTGCTTTAATTCATTGAgaacttgatgattagttgacaagttgaatcaggtgatcttgtccagggctacaatacAAATgcacactgttgggggtactggaggactggagttgggacccactgttgggggtactggaggactggagttgggaaacactgttctaAGCTTTCTGTTATTTGGAAGTATTTGAACTGATGGTAAAATATATAATTGGTTTTTGCAAGTTTGTCAGTGAAAGAAACCACATAGAACATTCCTGTTAGCCCCTTCCCACACAATATAACCCAGGTAATGTCTGAGCATGTTGGAGCTTGTCAACAGAGATCCTGTTACATCTTTTTACAACTGTAGTGGTTTAATTTGCCTGAAATATGCTGGATTGTTTTTGTATGCTACCTACATGACATTGAATTCATAATTCTGTTCCAGCCAGTCATCCAGAACTACTGTTCTGTGAGAAGAAACACTGTTTATTGCACAACAAAGAGAAGTTCGAATCAGTCACACGCTGTTGCTACAGTAACCTACTCCTAGTCCGTAGGCTGAGTCACTGTAGGACTAAAGTGActtcatgtattttttttatctgtGCTGCTTGGTGGAATTCCTCACAACTAGGAATTACACATCTGGTGAGGAATTACACATCTGGAGTGATTAAGCCTATAGCTCTGAAGACTTTGTTGAAAGTACTGTATGGAAATGCTGCTTTTGCCAGGTCTCCCTCAAAAATACATTCTCATCTAATAgcacttcctggttaaataaaggatacatTTAAATAATGGTACAACTGCTGGCTCacagttgtattactgtattagaGTTGTAACCACAGACTGTGGAGCTGTGATGTCGTGTTCCATTGGGAAATAGCCCTCCATTCTGTTGTCAGTAGATCAACTCATCTTGAAGCATTGGAATTTGAACTCCTCAGCTCCAGTTTATCCAGCTCCATCCTACCTTGATCAACTGGTTTCACCTCCACCCAACCAGGAATGACCGCTGATATAACAAGTACTCTGGATATCAAACAGAGGACCTTTAACACAATTAAGGGATATTTTAGCTTAATCCCCTGatataaataatacatttttagaAGGAGACTCAGGTCCAAATTAGATTTCAGTATTAAATGTACAATGTAATGACCGTCATATTACATAGTTTGTAAACTACTATTATGTTCTCTAGCAGATTCACGTGTAGCGCTGTAATAGTCATGTTTATCACACCACGAGGAGATCTTCTGCCATTGAAGATAATGGAGGGTTGTGATGGATCTCACAGGGCCACAGAACAAGATGCATGACTGCCCTCTTAGAAAGAGTTCTATTTACAGGGACCTTCTCTACAGAATAAAGGgctctaaaagggttctttgttgGGTGAAAAGGTTCTGGAGCCATAAAGGGTTCTACAGGGtcaagccgaagaacccttttttaaAGGTTCTAAATAAGTGTACTAAGAGACATGCTTTCCAACCCTTTCACTAAAATAGTTTCATCATGTGCCCATGCCAATAGAAACACTACCTTAGCATCAGGAATTTTAACAAGAATCTAGCCAGATTGACTGAGTATATCGTAATGTATGTCCTGATGCATGTTTTCCTTGTGTTGAGCCATTTATGAGACATTGCTGTTGTGTATTATCATAAAACCCACACAGAGGGCAATAAACACATGTAGACTATTAAACTTGTTTGGTTTAGGTAATTACATCCTTTCTCTGGAATCGTTGCTTGTTTGATCCACTAGCAGTTCATTATAGTTTTACATGGATTGGATTTTATTTTTCTCTTTTTCCAGCAGCAGTCATGAAGGTTGCATCTTTCAACATCCAGAAATTTGGGAAGCGTAAACTATCAAACCCAAGCACCCTTGCTACCCTTGTGAAGGTACAGTTATATGATTGTATTCGTGATCTTATAATTCCCTCAGAGAAACATTTGTCAAACTATCCTCAAAACAAGGATGTTATCCTACATATAAACAGATATACTAATGTACTTTTTCTCCTTTTCCTTTCGTCCTATCAGATTGTGTCTCGCTATGACATCATAGTGATTCTGGAGGTGGTGGATGCAAGAGGCACTTCAGTGAAAAAGTTCCTGGAGGAATTAAATAAGTCAGTCAAGTGATTTTCCTCATGTGTCGCTATAAAATATACAACTGGGGAAACTCCTGGCCCTACATGAAAAGTATCACTCATTACAGGTGTGTCATTACAGGGCCAATAAGAAGCAACAATACACTCTGCAAATCAGCACTCGTCTGGGAAGAGACAAATACAAGGAGCAGTTTATGTTTCTGTACAGGTACAATTCAAACCCATGTTTAACTTTACCCTCATAAACCTCTATCTGATGCCGTTAATTTTTTTCATTGTGAtctgatgaaaaaaaatatacataATGTAGGACTAATGCTATTAaatgtgttgtattatttgttctgaaAGGGCTGATTTGGTGGACTTGGTTGGCTCCTGGCAATATGAGGACAACCAGGCTGGAGATGTGGACGCCTTCGCCAGGGAGCCTTACATTCTCCGCTTCAAATGTCTCAACACTGGTAAGGGGCACAGGAGTGCTAGAATTAAACATGATCCATCCATATGGCATTTGATTTAGCAAATAATATGAACGTGAAtggcacacagagagacagctggATATTGCAGCAGAGAATAACAGCCCATTTATAAACAGCTGTAATATATATTTCTCATCTCTTCCTGTGTTTCTCAGTGCTAGAAGACTTGGTACTGATTCCAGTGCACACCAAGCCTGATGACTCAGTGAAGGAGCTGGATGAGCTTTATGATGTCTTCCTGGAAGTGACAAAGAAATGGAAGACTGATGTAAGCTCTGAGCTAAGCCATTGACAGAGCTTAACACCTCCCTTGGGTTTAGAAAGTGCACTTGTCACCAAACTGTATATATGAGCCTTTGACAAGTAAAATGCAAAACCAGCCACATGCTGATTTCAAGATAACTATGTATGCTCTCCTAAAAACAGTGTCCTTTTTCTGGATGAAAAGTAACTTTGTTGTTGAATGTTTCTCTCTGTACCAGAACGTTATGATCCTAGGTGACTTCAATGCAGACGGTTCCTACCTTTCTAAGAAGGGCATGAAAGCTATCCGTATCCGCAGTGACGAAAAATTCCACTGGCTGATTAAAGATGACGTGGATACCACAGCAAACACAGGCAACGATAACACTTATGACAGGTGGCACACTGTGATTTGTGAAATTCATTAATGA from Salvelinus fontinalis isolate EN_2023a chromosome 18, ASM2944872v1, whole genome shotgun sequence carries:
- the LOC129815747 gene encoding deoxyribonuclease gamma-like — translated: MKVASFNIQKFGKRKLSNPSTLATLVKIVSRYDIIVILEVVDARGTSVKKFLEELNKANKKQQYTLQISTRLGRDKYKEQFMFLYRADLVDLVGSWQYEDNQAGDVDAFAREPYILRFKCLNTVLEDLVLIPVHTKPDDSVKELDELYDVFLEVTKKWKTDNVMILGDFNADGSYLSKKGMKAIRIRSDEKFHWLIKDDVDTTANTGNDNTYDRIVIYGDDMVDAIVPNSAKPFNFQIAYELSEEDALKVSDHYPVEVELKTKTPTKQSSATGK